In the genome of Lathyrus oleraceus cultivar Zhongwan6 chromosome 4, CAAS_Psat_ZW6_1.0, whole genome shotgun sequence, the window aaccctataataagcatggaaggcttataatccaacactaaggatgaggtgagatttacattaaccactatgataactcaaacctatgactaatgtttttgaaaaggttttaacaagtggccattggaaccacaaaaacaacttgaaatgggttatatttacaagttaaatttatttacaaaatgaggtcaaagttggattaaagtttatttacaatgagtatttatgaaaatggttttgaaaagtcaaaggcttaaggcctaggtttctaatttgaaacaaagtcaaagttttgaaaatgatttttggcttggttagatgggggagaagagagaagggctattcctaaagcatacaaagataaaaggggagagataacccttggagttcctttttcTTGGAGTCGTAGAAATGACTCGAGATGCTCTTTTCCTTTGGTTTCAGCATACAAAACAAacaatcaataatttgaattcaagctcctaggatctccatttggcatggctcttaacttggctactcatgacaatggtcctcttttcacaatcttaagatgaggttcctatcacacaaaagcacacatcaaaaagctcacaacataataaagggaatggacaaagaataagtttgaggagaagtcctttaaggtcaactttgaattttatcattctaaaggcatgaggcctagttgctcttcaacatattttgcattctaaaggcatgaggcctagtttctcttgaactcctttaagcatgggtaaatcctaattctaagtcctttctccttttgcattttggttcacatcaaaacaaacacaaaacaacacaaaataacaatatatttatatacaataatgggctcaaatgagcaaaagcaaaaatgacataaacataaaatatgtgctcaagtgagcaaagatgaaaatcaagatgaataatgagcaagaaataaatgacattaaaagtaaatgacaataatttaaaagctcaaattaaaattcgtagttagtagagttatgttagcttgtcataagacaatgtagcgctatgttaagcagtcataagtggactaatatagtagccacacctatctgagtccggtaaataagaatataggcaaagaacacaagttagaggtcatgactagtaagccaaactccatAAACTTGacatgccaaacaaaaggggaagagccttgtattgacttttgtttatttgcttgaccaataagtaacctatctttgacacaaaataactcacttgatcatggatcaagttgaatttggtttgggatcaaagaagattaaacttctatttgtcaagaccaacctcaagactttaactcattgaccattgagggaaagaaagggatgaagatgaaagggagggggtaagaagacaacaaccaatcccaattgatcaagggataactcatccttgatcaaattcattcatctttctaggcgatgatccttaaggattctcaaaccacaagatccaatgaatttgatcaaagttgaacCAAATCAACTTtaatcaacaccaaacagaagaggaatgaatataacaagtcaagaagtcaacaatatttttttggtattttttgaattaaaagaaaatacaaataaaaaataaacaaacaaaattgaacctcaaattcaattcaaagtaacttcaaaaatttcaattaaattttcataggttcaacatagttaaacaaactttgactaattttctcacaaatttttaaagtcagaaaataattaaaatcaattaaaaacaaccaaaaatagcataatatgaattaaaatcttaaataatctcaaaagaaacaagaaattattgagactattttacattgacttatcatgatccatagatgctatgaaaatatttttgtattttttaaaagtcaaaaagcattttaaaattaattaaaatcattaaaaaccaaataattcataaaaaaatatcaaatgaagtcacaaaaataattaaaaatcataatatgaaactagatttttcaagaaaaatttcaaagttggtctcatatttttctgacttcatatgaatttttaatgaattattgaaaatataatgaattaaaagaaaataaaaataaaatgaaataaacgaAAAATGCTGAGCCATCAGAtccaattcattaattgacgtggcacacTGCATAATTTGGATCTGATGATGCACGGTGGGCTCAAGTCAACAGCGAAACACAATGCATTAAAACAAGTAATTAAAACGGACGCATGAGATTAGATCGCGAGGGAGAGATCCAAGGGCCATAAGCATGCACACGTGGTGGTggcggtggaaaccaccgtcttcttcggccAACCAACAGATTTCGGCCAGAATTGCAGGAAAATAAATCTCaacgaaaatgaaaaacaaggacatggaaatgaagctcatgtgatgtagatcaccactgtaccattggatccctcattcttcctatattgagagaaagatgaaggagaaaatcatggtgtcctcacggattgttcatgaaatggcaaATTGAATTCACTAAAAGCTTGCCTTAAGTATGAGAACTTCAGAGGAccacaaaaacacaagaaaactacattgaattatGAGTTTCAGATTCAAACTGTTTGAGTTTATACCTTCAAATTGGTGAGCCTAACTCCTATTTAAATACCAATCGTCTCAGGAGGAAGATGACTTCCAATATTTCTTTTAACAAGAGGACCTTTTTAAACAGACCTTCATTATTTAATGGTGATAGGTTTGAATTGTGAAAAGTTAAATTTAAGATATTCATTCAAAATTTTAATTTAGAATCGTGAGAAACTATAATCAATGGTTTGTTTATCCTACTCATTGTGTTAATGGTGAAGTAATAGATAAACCTTTTTTTTTGGACAGTAGAAGACAAGAGGAAGTTAGAAATTGATTTTAAAGATAAAAATTTTTAGTCACGTGTTTAAATGAAAATCAATTTCTCTATGTCTTTAATTATAATTTTTCCAAAAAAATGTGGGACACTCTTAAAATGATGTATGAAGTATCAAATAAGAGAGAATGAACACACGAGACAAATAAGATGAATGTAAATgtttttttcaaaaatatttttcaaccTTTAAAAATCTTGGAAGTCATGTTAAAACTTTTTTCGCTAATAATTATCTAAGAACAAATAAGGAATCACAAACTTGATCTAATCCATGAATCGAGAGATGAGAATGTTTACGATTTTTAGGAAAAATCCAAGGAAGAAATCATTTAGAAATTAAATGAGTTGATTCAACTATTAAAAGATGAAGGGGGTAAGCTTAAACCTATAAGAATCTCTAGCAAAATCAGCAAAGAACTCTTTTGAATAATAATAAGAAAGATTAACTTTATTAATTTTCTTTGAAAGAAAAATCTCGGTGATTAAACAATCATCGGAAGATTCAACACCTAGTATAGAAACTTCATCAAGAAGAGAATATGAAGAAGAACAAATTTTATCCAGTAGAATCTTCTAAAGAATAAATGATACAAAAGTCTCACGAGCAGTATATCCCAAGATTCAACATCGAGGAAAAACCTCGAAGAATCTTCTTCCAGCGAAGGATTTGAACAAGTTTGCTTAAAATCTCTCACGAAGAAGATAACTGTGAGGTAACAACTCTTTCATACACGTAATTCTTTAAATTAAATACTAAGTTAATCGAGGAACATGATAAAATTTTAAAGTGCAACGTAGATCTTAAAGACTACTAACATTGAGTTTTTAGAAAATAATAATGAAACATTAAGATATATGAAATGACTAATCTTAAAAATCAAGAAAGTAAACGTGAGACTCGTGTCTCGGTGAAAAAGAAAGTGAAAGACCTTAAAGAAATCATAAGTAAATTAATTGAGGGAAAAGAAAATCTAGACTTATCCTCGTTTTTCATCTTCTCACTCTTTCATTATGGTATAAATCAAGATTGCTAGTTGTAATTTAAAGTTAATATCTAAGAACAATATATATGACTTAAAAATTCTTAAATCTTTTTGACGTCTCTTTCCATCCTTCTAAGGCCCTTAGAATTTCAAAGGTGCTTTGAAAGTCTCTTTGAAACTCATGGATCAAAGCCAATTATGATGGGATTTTCTTGCACCACAATTCAACTACTTGTGGGGCAATTTTTAGGAACAATATTTCTCTAGTGTGGTAAGATTTATTAAGATTGCTATGCAATATAATTAGACTAGGATTTGGATTAAATCTTACTCCAATGTTTATTTAATTATGAGTTATATTTTCATGTTTTATTAAGTTTCACATTTTACTCCCTCCAAATCTTCAACTATTTACTTGTAAAAATTAGGAGTGATTTCTAGAGAATATGTTAGctttgtttatttatttattcttaaatttttgttttgctttttgagTGGTTTTGGCTTAGTTCCTCATTTATTTTGTGTAGTTGAACCTTGAGGCTAAAaaatacaaatatttttataaataaaataataattttgtGTTGATATGTAAAAcaataataatttaaatttattattatttttatataaagAAAATGCCAAAGATAAAAAGAAATATCCTAATTAAGTTAGCACACTTGTTCATAACCACCTAAAACACCACTTTAAAGtaaaatttaatttaaaagtTGTTTCCAAAATAAGTCTAATTCTACCATTTAAATATAATACAATATATATAGTCATTATTAGTTTATTTAAATTATATAATAGAAGACTattcaaatattattttttagtcaaataaacatcaaacacataataaaataaaaatttatcaCATATGTATCTCATCTTAATTTTATCCTATTAACTATTTATTTGATTTGTCTTGATCTTATCATGATTATCAAATCAAAAGGAATTTAAATGCTTTAGTGGATAAGAATGTTCAGTTAGACTTAACTATGATTTGAATTTCaataccaaaaaaaaaaaactatgGTTTGAATTTCATTCAACTTTTtgataaaaaatttaaaatttaatttgTTTCGCATTCAAACCTTTTAacataaaaaaaatttaaagaattttttttaaagtttttagAAAAAAAGAACAGAAAAACCAAGTTTGACGGAGTTTCCGAAGAACACAAAGGATGTGATCATGTGATTGGAGTATCAGTCTGTTAAGGGAGTTGCCCATATGATAGAGAAATATAAACAAACCCAAAGGTTGAAAGAAGGTGTGTGGTTACAGATAAGGGTATTTACGTCATTTCATAAGCAACCATCCTTGAATCTTGAACATTTAAGAGGCTTTGAAACACGTAGGTATAACTCAAAATCTCAAACCACACcacacaacacaacacaacgattcATTCCAATTCCAATCTCAACATGGCCATGGAGCTTCAACTAGATTCCATGGCCGATTCCATTGGTGTTTCCGTCGCCGTTCTCCGTTTTCTCCTCTGCTTCGTCGCCACCATTCCCTTTAGCTTCTTCTGGCGCTTCGTTCCCGGTCGTTTACCAAAACACTTCTACTCCGCCGCCGTTGGTGTTTTTCTATCTTATCTCTCTTTTGGATTCTCTTCCAATCTCCATTTTCTTGTCCCTATGTTTCTCGGTTACGCTTCCATGGTTGTTTATCGTCCTCGATGTGGTATCATCACTTTCTTTTTCGGATTCGGTTACCTCATTGGCTGGTAAACACAATTGGTGCCTTTCTCTTTCAATCTCATATTATCAATTCAATTGTTATGTTATTTTTGTGACGGTTCTATTTTTTTTTTGTAGCCATGTGTATTACATGAGTGGTGATGCATGGAAGGAAGGTGGCATCGATGCCACTGGTAAGCACTGATTGTTTAATTCTGttttttaatttgtttttgtTGGTTGATTATTGATTAGGGTGTGTTTTGTTGAATTGGTGTTAGGGGCTTTAATGGTTTTGACACTGAAGGTTATTTCATGTTCCATTAATTATAATGATGGAATGTTGAAAGAAGAAGGTTTGCGTGATGCTCAGAAGAAAAACCGTTTGATCGAATTGCCTTCTGTTGTTGAGTATATTGGTTTCTGTCTATGTTGTGGAAGTCACTTTGCTGGTCCTGTTTTTGAAATGAAGGATTATCTTGATTGGACTGAAGGAAAAGGGGTATGTATGTTAATGTTAATCTAGTTTGTTTATTGATTTCGCGTTGCAATGGTGTAGCCGTGTGTTTAGAGACTGTTTTAAGCTGTTTTAAGGTGAAAATGAGAAGCTAGTAATATACTAGCTGCAGGTAAAATGCACTTTTAGTGTGTTTCAAACTTGGAAACAAACATATACTCAGAATTAATCTCCAGTTCAATTTTCGACATGGGTTTGTATAAGGGTTATTGATTGCTGATAGCGGAAAACATGTCTTGTTTAAAGTTTTCTATGCAATGGTGCTATAGTGTTATAGCTGCTTTTGACAATATTTTGTACTGAAAAACGTATCTAGTAACAATAGAGATTTGTTTAGATTCCTATGTGTTGTCACACCATTTTTTCTCTATAGCTGCTATTTAACAATACTGATAGAGAAGTTGGTGGATAGAGTTATTCTTTGATCTTGGAGATGATATCTTGTAAGACTTCCCTTGGTGTGTTGCCTGGCTGACGGGCCCTTATGCATGAACCATTGACTGTTTTGAGAAATTGATTTCCCAAAATTGGGTTTGCGCTTTTGTTGTGGGGTATTTGGTGTTTTTTTTTCCTGTTTCTTTTGCTCCCCGTTGTTTTTCTTTTGGTGGCAATGTTTTTTCAGTTGTTTTTATCCATCTTCTAGTTTCTGGTTGTTCTCTTGTCTATATTTGGCTTTTGTTGCTCTTTGTTTTTTCTCGTTTTTTCTTTACCTTTTAGACTTGTTGAGCACTTCTTCATTCCCATGTATTCTTATctattatattatatatatttttccATTCAGAAAGAAAAcacaatttttttattatttttattttttgctGTTATTTTTAGATTTGGAAATTTGAAGCAAAAGGACCAAAACCACCATCACCTTATGGGGCGACAATTCGAGCTCTGCTTCAAGCTGGTTTTTGCATGGGATTGTACCTAAACCTTGTGCCTTACTTTCCTCTGTCTAAGTTTACCGATCCTTCATATCATGAATGGGGTTTCTGGAAAAAGTTGGGTTACCAGTATATGTCTGGCCAAACAGCACGCTGGAAATATTATTTCATTTGGTCGATTTCAGAAGCTTCTATTATCATTTCCGGCCTTGGTTTCAGTGGCTGGACTGATTCCTCTCCACCAAAGCCGCGCTGGGACAGAGCTAAAAATGTTGATATTTTAGGTGTTGAGCTTGCAAAGAGTGCAGTTGTAATTCCAGCTGTGTGGAATATTCAAGTCAGCACCTGGCTTCGCCATTGTGAGTTTCGATTCTTTCCTTGCAAGGGTTTATTTAGCTAACAAATATCTTTCAACTTTATATTTTGAAGTTTATACCTGTTCGGTTCCTTAGCTATTTGCATGTCTAGGATCTGTTGAATCTAATTAAAATAATCTTCCGTCTTAAGTAACAATGATGCTATTGTTTATGTTATGGCAGATGTTTATGAAAGGCTTATCCAGAGTGGGAAGAAGCCGGGTTTTCTTCAATTACTTGCCACACAGACCGTTAGTGCTATTTGGCACGTAAGTAAAATTTATATGCATTTTAAGTTGGTCCCTTCTTTCTATTGCTATTGTCTTTGGTTTATGCATTGTTATTGCTTTAAGCTTACTTGCTATCTTTGCAAAAATGCTTATGTAGTTTCTTAAGAATAACTAAATGAGACAAATTCAATCATCACTCTTGTGATAAGAGTTAAGACTAAAATGTACATATCTGTTAACTTCTTCCACTGCATGTTTTTCAACAAAAAATGTTATCAAAATTTAGTAAGCTGATGAAGAAAGTTTGCCATGAAACAGTTTTCCGTGCTGCTATTTTGTACAGTTAAATTGAATCCATGCTTTACACCGATGTTAAATAGACGCTATAGTGTTGCAGAATTCAGACCACTATTTTTCCGTGATATGCTACTT includes:
- the LOC127074083 gene encoding lysophospholipid acyltransferase 1 translates to MAMELQLDSMADSIGVSVAVLRFLLCFVATIPFSFFWRFVPGRLPKHFYSAAVGVFLSYLSFGFSSNLHFLVPMFLGYASMVVYRPRCGIITFFFGFGYLIGCHVYYMSGDAWKEGGIDATGALMVLTLKVISCSINYNDGMLKEEGLRDAQKKNRLIELPSVVEYIGFCLCCGSHFAGPVFEMKDYLDWTEGKGIWKFEAKGPKPPSPYGATIRALLQAGFCMGLYLNLVPYFPLSKFTDPSYHEWGFWKKLGYQYMSGQTARWKYYFIWSISEASIIISGLGFSGWTDSSPPKPRWDRAKNVDILGVELAKSAVVIPAVWNIQVSTWLRHYVYERLIQSGKKPGFLQLLATQTVSAIWHGLYPGYIIFFVQSALMIAGSRVIYRWQQAAPPTIKNVLVFSNFAFTILVLSYSCVGFMVLSLHETLASYGSVYFIGTVLPVVIILLSKVIKPGKPARSKPRKEE